TTTTAGGACATATTTGGACTTTGGATACTACCCAATATTTTGATAAGCTTTTCCAATACTTACCATAGAGGGAATATTCCACATATAAAATAAGCGGAATAAATTGGACCAGATTTGGGTGAAAAATGGAAGATTCAGCCAAACCCCAAACAAAAACATAGGATTAGACCCGCCCAAACCCAAAACCTCAAATGAATTGTATTTTCCCAAGTTTGGATTATATCTTAGGGAAGTCCAATATCACCAATCATTGACTAATATATATGTCGACATATTGAAGCCAAGTTTGCATGGCATGTGTCCAGATAAGATCGCAAGTGTATcaatttgatttgttttaaattcgGAATGGACATGAAAATGGCCTTGTCCAATCCAAAGCCATTTGAATCAAATGTTGACTAAAAATATCCAACTAAAAACAGATCAAGTATAACTAATGAACATTGATCCAATAAAAATTCCATGCAACTCCCTCTCCAACTTAGCTCTACTAATTAAGAAAATTCTTCGATTtgtgtttaaaatttatatgaacCATTCTCCAAActcgtaaatttttttttaaaccccCCAAAATCTCTATGCTATATGGCATGAGAACAGTCCTTGGGAGCAAAGTTTAGGAGACTCGgagataaattaaaataaaagtgGCCTTGGGCTGATAATGGCTAGGCCTTGTCTAAGCCTGCCCGTTTGCATCGACAGCCGAGCTGAAGCGTTTCTAACCGGGCCGCGCTCCATTCCGGTCCATCGCCCCCCCTCGGCCGCCGGCAGCCGGAACCCCATCTGCCCCACCCGAATACAATGGAGACAGACCCATCTGCGCCACCGCCTGCGGCGGAGGGCGAGCCCAGCGCCGGTCTCGTGCAGACGGTCTCCTCCATCCTCCTCTCTTCCCAGGCCCCCAAAGCACCTCCCCTGGACCAATCCCTCGCCCCCTTCCTCCCCCGCCTCTCCCCTCCCTTCCTCGCTCCCATCATatccgccgccgctgccgccccctccttctccagcccctcccccctcctctccttCTACAACCTCTGCCGCCGTCGACTCCCGGCCCTCTCAAGCAACCCCGCAGCAGCCCTCCCTTCCATCCTCGCCCTCCTCCGTCCCCTCCTCCGCTTCCACAAGTTCGCCGACGCCCAGTCCCTCCTTCTCTCCTTCATTCCCCTCGACCGCCCTCGTCTCCTCCACCGCCACCTCCTCCGCCCCGACCACCCCCCGTCGAAGGTCCTCCTCGACACCGCCGTCTCCTCCTACGCCCGCCTCCGCCAGCCCCACCTTGCTGCGCAGCTCTTCCAGTCCATGAagcgccgccgcctccgccccTCGCTCCGCACCGCGAACATCCTCCTCGACGCCCTCGTTCGCTCCCCCTCCCCCGCCTCCGTCCCCCTTGCCGTCTTCCACGACCTCGTCGACCTCGGCGTCGCCCCCAACACTCCCACCTTCAACATCCTCGTCCACGGCTTCTGTTCCCGCGCCCAGTTCGCCGACGCCCTTGCCCTCCTCTCCACCATGGAAGGCTTTGGCTGCTCCCCCGACACCATCACCTACAACACCATCCTCGACGGCTACTGCAAGAAGGGCATGCTCAAGGAGGCCCGCGACCTGCTCGCCGAAATGAAGGCCGGGGGACTGTCCCCGGACCGCTCCACCTACAACACCCTCGTCGCTGCCTACTGCCGCCTCGGCTGGCTGAAGGAGGCAACCAAGGCGATCGAGATCATGACGGCGTCCAACTTCCTCCCCGACCTCTGGACCTACAACATGCTTGTTTCCGGGCTCTGCCGGGAGGGCCGGATGGACGAGGCTTTTCGGTTGAAGGACGAGATGGAGAAGCTCCGAGTGCTGCCCGACATTGTCACCTATAACACGCTCATCAATGGGTGCTTTGAGTGGAGGACTGGCTCGGAGGCGTTCCAGGTATTGGAAGAGATGCGGGAGAAGGGCGTCAAGCCGAGCTTGGTCACACACAACACTATGGTCAAAGGGTTGTGCAAGGAAGGGAAGATGGATGAGGCGGTTGATTCTTTGAGGAAGATGGAAGAGCAGGGCTTGTCGCCAGACCTCATAACGTACAATACTTTGATCAGTGCATACTGTAGAGCAGGGAATGTGGCCAAAGCTTTCAACTTGATGGATGAGATGGTGGGGAGAGGTCTCAAGATGGACACTTTCACTCTCAACACTGTCATTCATAACCTCTGTaaggagaagaggtttgatgaaGCGTGTAGACTGCTCCGTAGTCCCCCAAAGCGGGGTTTCGTTCCTGATGAGGTCAGCTATGGCACAGTCATTGCTGCATACTTTAAGGATGAGAACCCAAATGAGGCAATGAAGCTTTGGGATGAGATGAATGAGAGAAAGATAATGCCAAATGTAGCAACCTACAATGCGGTGATTGGTGGTCTCTGCAGGTTGGGCAAGACCGAGGAGGCAATTAAGAAACTGAATGAGCTTTTGGAGAGAGGACTGGTGCCGGATGAGACTACCTACAATACTATTATTCATGGGTACTGTAGAGAAGGGGAATTGGAGAAAGCATTCCAGTTTCATAATAAGATGGTGGAGAATTCATTCAAGCCGAATGTTATTACCTGTAATATTCTTATGAATGGGCTCTGTAATGATGGTAAGGTAGAAAAGGCTCTAAAACTCTTTGAATCATGGGTGTCAAAAGGGAAGAAGGTGGACATTATCACATACAACACTCTGATAAAAGGGCTGTGCAAAGAAGGGAGGATCGATGCTGCATTAGAGCTTTTTGCTGACATGGAAGAGAAGGGTTTGCATCCTGATGCTTATAGCTACAATGTTGTTCTATGTGCACTTACCGAAGTGGGAAGATCAGAAGAAGCACAAAGCCTGCTGTCTAAGATGGTTGAAACTGGAAAGTTGCCAGAACAAATCACATTTCCTTTGTCAGAAGAAGCCATGTCTGAAGCTGGAATAGATAGGAAACCAGAGACGACGCATGATGGAAAGACAGCTGAAGATCTGAAAGATAATTCAGCAACTTTTTTGGAATGCATTGGTGATCTGTGCAACAGTGGGCAATTCAAAGAGGCTAAGCTTGTCTTGGAAGAAATGATGGAGAAAGGTATAGCTGTTAAGAGTTCTACATATGTTACTTTGATGGATGGATTTATCAAGAGGCAAAAGAGAATGACAAAAGGAGGGGGATAAAATACCCGCTTCAAGCCTCCATGCTTGTGCAATGCCAGTCAGTGCAATGACCAGCATCTGAACATTGATtcatgaattagaacattaaatTGGTAAAACCCTTGCCAGAAGCTCAAAGTGGTTGGACGAATTTGATTTGGCCAACAAGTTGAGGTTAGTGATTCTATTGCAATAGCTGTTTGAGTCaaattttttctttgttcttctgCAAATTTTCTGATATTTTTCCATCCTTCTCCAGGTGAGATCATGTGACACAGTTAcacttgtctttttttttaaaataattttctgGTACTAATATGCAAGAGAGAGTTCTAATAAACCTTAATGATCACATATTGGCATgtgtcaattaaaaaaaaaaaacaatttaaattttattgacTTGAAGACGGCAAAATCCATGGAACCACTGAGAACTACTCGTACATTTCTGTACAACCTCTGTATTATTTCTGATGGGTTTCTCATTTATATTCCAAAAACTTTATTTTCTCTTTACGAAAGCTTTTTGATGTCTGTATGTTGTATTGCTCTTGTGGTAGTCTCCCAATGTTTGCTTATGAAACCTAGTCTATATGTTTATTCTATGGTCGAGGATGTTAATCAAATACATCTAAATATCAGtgaaaatttttctatttggGGAGTATCTCCTAGATTGCCATgcacaaatttaattttttcagtaaTGCCATTTAATATGCATAGGATGCTATGGCTTCTGAATGTACCTATTTATTGGGATGGAGAAAGGTTTCAGTTGGTTTCCTCAATTTGAGGAAATCTTAAGAGGAGTTGATGGTAAATAGCAAGACTAAGAGGCTCCTAGGGAAGTTGTGGTCCCTCTCAAGATATGGAAAACTTTTATATGGATGTAAGGAGAAAAAGGGAAGGTAAGACCGAGAGTTTAGGGAGGTCGAGGAGATTTTAgtatccagtgcttttttttgactcattttttctttgcttctcgctctctctctcccccccctctctctctctttctgtctcttttttttcctttttttcagaGGAGCTAGGCAGGGAAGAGCCTTTAATTAAGGTTGACCGTGGCAAAACAAGAGTGCAGCTTCAACCGATCCCCGATCTAGCGACATCTTTGGCAGGCGATCCTCGAGGAGAAACTGATACGAACATGGCCGAATCATGATCAATCTGAGCAAACCCTGCCTAGATAACCACTGTGTTGAACTTCTAAATCAGATGCTCGAGGGGCTTGAAGAGACCATAGATCGCTTTGCGTAAGGGGTAGACAAGACAAGAGGAGGAGCGGAATGTTGTCCGGAGGAGGCTGCATGTACACCTACATTCATGAGGCATGAGAAGGTGATTCTTTTTGGTGCTTTAGCCACGGGAGATACGGCGGATGGAACCTGTTGGGCACTTGCCTTGTCAACAAAATTTCATGGGCTTATATAACATAGTACTTGACTTCCGAATGGCTAAAAAATCTGAGCATTTATTGATATGGCCCACTAGATCTATTCCAATTCACTGTGCATGTTTGGTTAATGGACTTAGTCTCTCATGGGGATTACAAGCAAAAGCATTTCGAGATCGGTGTGGTGGGTGGTGATGCAAGTGGTTTAATTTGGTTCTGTCTGCATGACTTGATGTTTTTGGaaattattttgtgtttatGAATTTGTCAGGTACCATACCAATTTTTAAACAGGTTTATTTTGTGTTGGCTGCAATTAAACATCTTAAACTATTCATGGTTATCCATGTGGATTGGATCTTACAAGATACTTGTGGAAACTAATGGATTATTATAATCAGTTCTTGGTGGGACTGAAAACCAACCTGATTTCATGGTTGCTAAAAAAAATTGGGTTTAATTTGTCGTAATTAGTACAAATCCACTAGCACATCTATGAGGAAAACAAGGAGCAAGAGAGTTTTAAGAAATAATTTTCATTATAATTTAAGTTGATATTAGGGCTGGGTGATTTGATGAGGGTTGCTCTGCATATACCTTTTCGATATATCCAGTGGCTCGTGCGGTTTGACTATTGGATTAGTTGTTATACAGAGAACACAACATTCAACAACCTACTTATATGCTTTTACCTTAGCTAACCATTATTTTGatagtattttctttttctcggaATAGATCAAGGTTCAAATAAGTTGACATAGGGCTGGATGATATGATGAGGTTTGTTCCATGTATGCCTTTTTGATCTATCCAGTGGCCAGCACTGTGACTATTGGGTTGTTATATGTTTTTGTccttttatccttaattaaccTTTATTTTGGCATTATATTCTTTTTGTCAAACTAGATCAAGGTTCAAATAAGGGATAGATTATCaatacaataaaataaaatctaggAAGTAAAGGTAATTGTTGATTCAAACTATGCAGTACTTTATATGGATAGAAAAGAATTCATTGTTTTCGCTTCAGATTGTGACATCTATAAAAGCATCACATCTAGTTTTGTAATATGATTGAAAAGAAACACCTGCAGTGAAATTTTGGCACTGTTTTCAACTTTTTGGAACATTCCCCATTCTCACCATACATGTATACCTGCCCTCATAAATAAAGACCCTACTTCTACCTTTGATAATTATACTGATTATTTTGTTCTGAGTTACTTATGTCAAATAACAGAATTGTTGGTAGACGTCAAAGATTCTATGATAAATTTTTTGGTTTCTTAAATGATAAGTGGAAAAAGTCGTGTTGCATAATGAGGTGATTCAATATATAGGAGTCCTGATATATGTGGATGATTATTGAAGTCCTCTATTTTCCTGAGCTCTTGCTGCTGCCACCCTAGCTAAACCTTGAGAATTGCTTATACAATCCCTTGGATGTCATATTATTACACAAAGCAGCGGCATGTTAATTTAGAGTATGTGCTGGACTCTCGTAGGTTACAAATAAAAACGAAAATTTTACATAGTTAGGGCTTCAAACTGACAGTTTGCTGTCTCTGTACTGGTTCCATGCACCTCTTCACTAGCCACTATTAGTGACAAATTACTTCCATAGAGTTGAATTCAATAATTCTCAAGTTACctttataaatttatattagTTTCTGTATGGATTTCTATTCTAGCATCTttagatcctatatgatttctCTGATAGCTCTTGCTTCATTTCCAGGTCGTATAAATCTCGGAAGTCTTATGATTCTATGAGATGCATATTCGATGTATAGTTCAACATTCCAGCAATCAGTGATGTTGTTGTTCTGCAAGACTGAAGAGGCAGGATTGATATCTTTGCGTAATCATATTTATTTGAGGTATTGATTGAATAGCCAAAAGTTTTGCTTATCCAATCATTGTAGCTTAGAAGATCATTTCTGGCTGCACCAGTAGCTTGGTGGAAGGCTTAGCTAAGATGCATCAAAGGTCTTGAATGATAAGAAATGGTAACAGTCCGCACCAGTCTTGCATGCCATTTAGAATAATTAAAGCTCAGCAACATGGTTTATCACATGGCAACTTTCTCAACCTCTTTGCAACAAATTCTTAAATTGAAAATCAGTATATACATTAGCATCTTTGATTTGAAACTTATAACCAActtttagatttttcttttttttttttggtatatctCTGTTCTTGTAGTTCTTTTCTGCTTGCTTCCATTTTTATTGCTATTGCTTGTTACAATTCAGCTGGATGAGATGGCAGCCTTACCTTTGGTAAATTCCAAACCTTATGACTGACATCTAAAGCAGGCTTTATGTTGTATCGATAAAATACGACATGGTAAATCCAGTTTGTCCATACAAGGTTGTTTTTCTCAATCAGTTGATAATTTTGCCTTAGGCAGGTTGCCAGTTTTATTATTCTTCAATCTGGTCATTGTAAGATAATATTGACCTGTACCTTGGGTGCCATGGGAAATAGAAAGCTGAAAGGATCAAATAACATGGTGATGCCTAACGTGGCAGACCTAAACTGTCACACTGTTTGTGTTCATAATGGTGGAACCTTGAATGCAAGGTTTATGAGATCTTTATGACAATATCTCTAATGAATTGAGAAAATAATTTCTgcatgtacaaaaaaaaaaataaagggctTAAAGGTTTAGAATACTCGACAATTTTTGAGATGCATTGGATGGTGCTGCTTATGTAGTGGAAACTTCATTGTCGTAGTTCAAATGGTTTGATGAAACCCTAGTTCAGATATACAATGAACTATGTCTAAGCGAAGCTTAAACTATGCTTTGAGGAAGAGGGCTGAACGTTGTATCTGAACCAGCAAAAATTCGATTCTGGGAGAATTTTGTGAAATAAATCTTGGACAAAAGCCTTGGTTCTCTCTCACAACTTCTTGGACTTGACCCTCTTTCGTCAAGATTCCTAGGGATACAACCACGCATTCGATTCACTATGAAGATCTCTCTTAAATATCTTGTTAAGTTTGAGAAACAAGAGGCATTGTAGTTTTGAGATGGATGGTTATGGATGACCATGGCCATCTTTATAGAGATAAAATGGTGTTATCCAGTGGGTGTGTGAGCAAATTTTAgtgataatttttttagaagTGTGTTTCTAATGACCACTGTAAGATTGAACGGGTTTATATTGAATGTTGACTAAGAGATGCCATATTTAGTCAATTGAACTGTGGAATAACGATTTGTGATTCGCCCATTTGTTGTCTATTGAGCCAATGCACCAGCCATTGATATGTCAGCCTCTTAGGTAGAAGCATCCATTTTAGAGAGAATGCTGCATTAAGAGGGGCATGTGAAATGGAATAAGGTGGTTGTTCGCAAGGtgtgagagaggaagaaggaatagaggGATTGTTGGTGTACCTATGCTTGTATATATAGGTCAAGTTTAAGTTACACCCAGTATGATTTTTATAGAGTTGCATCTTTTCTGAATTGGATGGTGGATGTTCTATATTGACGAACTGAGCTGTTGGATACGatctactatctttaaattgcaaagacaataaaaatcatatgatttggagATGCCTACTTTAatcaaaaattagattttttaaataatatgaaattatatatatattttgatcacTTGATGTatagattaggatttctaaaTTATAGGACTTTTGGTTTATAACTAGTTTGGAGGTAGCATGTCACATCTAAAAGTTCAGATTATTAATGTAGGATTCTCGTTgtctaatttaaaaaatatatctttTATAGAGTTGCACCAACTGTAACTTGATCCTGGctttatatatatttgaaaagaATCATTTGAGCTGCTGTACTTG
The nucleotide sequence above comes from Phoenix dactylifera cultivar Barhee BC4 unplaced genomic scaffold, palm_55x_up_171113_PBpolish2nd_filt_p 000658F, whole genome shotgun sequence. Encoded proteins:
- the LOC120103836 gene encoding pentatricopeptide repeat-containing protein At2g16880-like: METDPSAPPPAAEGEPSAGLVQTVSSILLSSQAPKAPPLDQSLAPFLPRLSPPFLAPIISAAAAAPSFSSPSPLLSFYNLCRRRLPALSSNPAAALPSILALLRPLLRFHKFADAQSLLLSFIPLDRPRLLHRHLLRPDHPPSKVLLDTAVSSYARLRQPHLAAQLFQSMKRRRLRPSLRTANILLDALVRSPSPASVPLAVFHDLVDLGVAPNTPTFNILVHGFCSRAQFADALALLSTMEGFGCSPDTITYNTILDGYCKKGMLKEARDLLAEMKAGGLSPDRSTYNTLVAAYCRLGWLKEATKAIEIMTASNFLPDLWTYNMLVSGLCREGRMDEAFRLKDEMEKLRVLPDIVTYNTLINGCFEWRTGSEAFQVLEEMREKGVKPSLVTHNTMVKGLCKEGKMDEAVDSLRKMEEQGLSPDLITYNTLISAYCRAGNVAKAFNLMDEMVGRGLKMDTFTLNTVIHNLCKEKRFDEACRLLRSPPKRGFVPDEVSYGTVIAAYFKDENPNEAMKLWDEMNERKIMPNVATYNAVIGGLCRLGKTEEAIKKLNELLERGLVPDETTYNTIIHGYCREGELEKAFQFHNKMVENSFKPNVITCNILMNGLCNDGKVEKALKLFESWVSKGKKVDIITYNTLIKGLCKEGRIDAALELFADMEEKGLHPDAYSYNVVLCALTEVGRSEEAQSLLSKMVETGKLPEQITFPLSEEAMSEAGIDRKPETTHDGKTAEDLKDNSATFLECIGDLCNSGQFKEAKLVLEEMMEKGIAVKSSTYVTLMDGFIKRQKRMTKGGG